One genomic window of Corticium candelabrum chromosome 9, ooCorCand1.1, whole genome shotgun sequence includes the following:
- the LOC134184778 gene encoding uncharacterized protein LOC134184778, whose amino-acid sequence MSKCCLCNSSGRCMNCRCAKLGQFCRNCNPLNHNRCQNWEARGKYQLQRPKTAGTTSSKISPTKPCMSSDDHQAPTIMDSPVNQHSGHDKPLSYASVVARSSSPGGKALSSSSLESSVLTAATRMLYSDAVQLHPPCSSLSQRQLPCSKLSQKQTLEQSRVHPKLQQQTSSPVAHIVDMISNTQEDEDIHDLNQTASPSLELHERLPYRVMASPNFSWGSLNGVEVMSQIEQAYQEVVHWRRNLFQVPYGSTGKMFASELARLFHAYASASALECVSLTAAMVMPHLLLQKPHKRSRGPDHVSCLTRRLEAWKAGDIKALLYEAKTIQQHLTYSRSSNKATKIDDLPHVFAGHLKKGNVNAAMRLLSDEGANGLLHLDDYLTNSSQKTVRDVLKEKHPNASSLDPDYVVNSKENASPVHPVLFDSLDGQLIRNTAMRCSGAAGPSGLDSTQWKRLCTGFHTSSKDLCNALAAVARRISTEIVDPDGISALVACRLVPLNKNPGVRPIGVCETVRRIIGKAVLSVVKSDVLSATGTLQLCAGQMAGCEAAIHAMQSLFEDDNTEAILLVDATNAFNSLNRQLALKNISSTCPAIHTVLLNTYQQPSPLFVGGEVLLSREGTTQGDPLAMAMYALATVPLLKKVQTEGSTQVWYADDAAAGGKIQAVKQWWEKLSIHGEKFGYFPNAKKSWLIVKPNCLEEAKRVFSKTAVNITSEGRKYLGAALGTENFCNGYLSDAILDWTRQIDKLASIAQSQPQAAHSALSHGLLGRWIFTARTNQNFKTFAGLLESSIQSQLIPAITGRSAPGELERKLFSLPARLGGLGITDPTSLSSEYLNSRKMTAPLVDFILNQEITLGDAPDQQDSLKKQIRKHKGLEIKTLADNVRDNLSHQHKRMFELANEKGASNWLTVLPLEDHGFSLHKSAFRDALCLRYGWVPPHMSESCPCGGKMSVEHAMSCPTEGFPTIRHNEIRDMFSHLLSDVCHDVETEPTLQSLSGETFSLRSSSRDDDARLDISARATS is encoded by the exons ATGTCTAAATGCTGCTTATGCAACAGCAGCGGCCGCTGTATGAACTGTCGCTGTGCCAAGTTGGGCCAATTCTGTAGAAATTGCAATCCACTCAACCACAACCGCTGCCAAAACTGGGAAGCAAGAGGGAAATATCAACTACAACGTCCTAAAACTGCTGGTACCACTTCTAGCAAGATATCCCCGACGAAGCCGTGCATGTCAAGTGATGATCATCAGGCGCCTACAATCATGGACTCGCCAGTGAATCAGCATTCAGGTCATGATAAGCCACTGTCTTACGCTTCGGTTGTTGCTCGGTCTAGTTCTCCAGGAGGTAAAGCACTCTCTTCATCCAGTCTAGAATCTAGTGTCCTTACTGCTGCAACAAGAATGCTTTATTCCGATGCCGTCCAGCTGCACCCACCTTGTTCTTCGTTGTCGCAAAGGCAACTGCCTTGTTCTAAGTTATCGCAAAAGCAGACACTTGAACAGTCCAGGGTCCATCCTAAATTGCAACAGCAGACAAGTTCACCAGTCGCTCACATTGTCGATATGATATCTAACACCCAGGAAGATGAAGACATTCATGACTTAAATCAAACAGCTTCTCCTTCCCTAGAGTTACATGAACGCCTTCCTTACAGAGTGATGGCATCACCAAATTTCAGTTGGGGTTCACTGAATGGTGTTGAAGTGATGAGTCAAATAGAACAGGCTTACCAAGAAGTTGTTCATTGGAGAAGGAATTTATTTCAAGTACCATACGGTTCTACTGGTAAAATGTTCGCCTCCGAACTTGCCAGATTGTTTCATGCGTATGCAAGTGCATCTGCTCTTGAGTGTGTCTCATTGACTGCTGCTATGGTGATGCCCCATCTTCTGCTACAGAAGCCACACAAGCGGTCCAGAGGTCCTGATCATGTCTCTTGTCTGACCCGTCGCTTAGAAGCCTGGAAGGCGGGTGATATCAAGGCTCTGTTGTATGAAGCCAAGACGATCCAACAACATCTAACTTATAGTAGGTCTTCTAACAAGGCAACCAAAATCGACGATCTTCCTCACGTTTTCGCTGGTCATTTGAAGAAAGGAAATGTGAATGCTGCTATGCGTTTACTGTCTGATGAAGGTGCTAATGGTCTTTTACACCTGGATGACTACCTGACAAATTCAAGTCAAAAAACCGTGAGAGATGTACtcaaagaaaaacatccaaaTGCTTCTTCCCTCGATCCTGACTATGTTGTGAATTCTAAAGAGAACGCTTCTCCAGTCCATCctgtcttgtttgattctCTTGATGGACAACTGATCAGGAATACAGCAATGCGATGTTCTGGTGCAGCTGGTCCTTCTGGCCTTGACTCGACTCAATGGAAACGCCTGTGTACGGGATTTCACACTTCCTCCAaagatctctgtaatgctCTAGCTGCTGTTGCTCGTCGAATTTCAACAGAGATAGTAGATCCTGACGGTATCTCAGCTCTAGTGGCTTGTCGTCTTGTACCTCTgaacaaaaatcctggggtgagaccaattggtgtgtgtgagaCAGTTAGAAGAATTATTGGAAAGGCGGTTCTTTCTGTGGTCAAGTCTGACGTGCTCTCGGCAACCGGAACCTTGCAGCTTTGTGCAGGACAGATGGCTGGGTGTGAGGCTGCAATACATGCCATGCAGTCATTGTTTGAAGATGACAATACGGAAGCCATACTACTTGTAGATGCAACAAATGCCTTTAATAGCTTGAACCGTCAATTGGCTCTAAAGAACATCTCAAGCACTTGTCCAGCAATTCATACCGTATTGCTCAACACATATCAACAGCCTTCACCCCTATTCGTTGGTGGGGAAGTCTTGTTGTCGCGTGAGGGAACCACACAGGGAGATCCTCTCGCGATGGCAATGTACGCCTTGGCCACAGTACCTCTGCTGAAAAAAGTACAAACAGAAGGCAGCACCCAAGTCTGGTATGCCGATGATGCTGCAGCCGGAGGAAAGATACAAGCAGTCAAACAATGGTGGGAGAAACTCTCCATACATGGAGAAAAATTTGGATACTTTCCAAATGCCAAGAAATCCTGGTTGATCGTCAAACCGAATTGCCTTGAAGAAGCCAAACGTGTGTTCTCAAAAACGGCTGTGAACATCACCTCTGAAGGTCGAAAGTATTTAGGAGCTGCACTGGGAACTGAAAACTTCTGTAACGGCTATCTCAGTGATGCAATCTTAGACTGGACACGTCAGATTGACAAATTGGCTTCCATTGCCCAAAGTCAGCCACAAGCAGCTCATTCCGCATTAAGTCACGGTCTTCTGGGCAGGTGGATTTTTACTGCGAGAACAAATCAGAATTTCAAAACTTTTGCTGGGCTTTTAGAATCATCAATACAATCTCAACTGATTCCTGCTATAACTGGTCGTTCGGCCCCTGGAGAACTGGAAAGAAAACTCTTCTCCTTACCAGCCAGACTTGGTGGTCTGGGAATCACAGATCCAACTTCATTGTCTTCTGAATACTTAAACTCTCGAAAGATGACTGCACCGCTTGTTGACTTCATTTTGAATCAGGAGATCACTCTAGGAGATGCCCCAGATCAACAGGATTCTCTCAAAAAGCAAATTCGCAAGCACAAAGGGCTAGAAATCAAAACTCTTGCTGATAATGTTCGAGATAACCTCTCacaccaacataaaagaatgttCGAGTTAGCAAATGAAAAGGGGGCATCAAACTGGCTCACAGTGCTGCCATTGGAGGATCACGGCTTCTCATTACATAAGTCTGCATTCAGAGATGCTCTATGCCTCAGATACGGATGGGTCCCCCCTCATATGAGTGAATCTTGCCCTTGCGGTGGAAAAATGTCAGTGGAGCATGCTATGTCCTGCCCCACGGAAGGCTTTCCAACTATACGCCATAATGAAATCCGAGATATgttttctcatctgttgtctgatgtctgtcatgatgtggAAACGGAGCCCACGTTGCAATCACTAAGTGGAGAGACGTTCTCTTTACGTTCAAGCAGTcgagatgatgatgcaagaTTAGACATTTCGGCAAGAG CGACGTCTTGA
- the LOC134184779 gene encoding uncharacterized protein LOC134184779, whose translation MSKCCLCNSSGRCMNCRCAKLGQFCRNCNPLNHNRCQNWEARGKYQLQRPKTAGTTSSKISPTKPCMSSDDHQAPTIMDSPVNQHSGHDKPLSYASVVARSSSPGGKALSSSSLESSVLTAATRMLYSDAVQLHPPCSSLSQRQLPCSKLSQKQTLEQSRVHPKLQQQTSSPVAHIVDMISNTQEDENIHDLNQTASPSLELHERLPYRVMASPNFSWGSLNGVEVMSQIEQAYQEVVHWRRNLFQVPYGSTGKMFASELARLFHAYASASALECVSLTAAMVMPHLLLQKPHKRSRGPDHVSCLTRRLEAWKAGDIKALLYEAKTIQQHLTYSRSSNKATKIDDLPHVFAGHLKKGNVNAAMRLLSDEGANGLLHLDDYLTNSSQKTVRDVLKEKHPNASSLDPDYVVNSKENASPVHPVLFDSLDGQLIRNTAMRCSGAAGPSGLDSTQWKRLCTGFHTSSKDLCNALAAVARRISTEIVDPDGISALVACRLVPLNKNPGVRPIGVCETVRRIIGKAVLSVVKSDVLSATGTLQLCAGQMAGCEAAIHAMQSLFEDDNTEAILLVDATNAFNSLNRQLALKNISSTCPAIHTVLLNTYQQPSPLFVGGEVLLSREGTTQGDPLAMAMYALATVPLLKKVQTEGSTQVWYADDAAAGGKIQAVKQWWEKLSIHGEKFGYFPNAKKSWLIVKPNCLEEAKRVFSKTAVNITSEGRKYLGAALGTENFCNGYLSDAILDWTRQIDKLASIAQSQPQAAHSALSHGLLGRWIFTARTNQNFKTFAGLLESSIQSQLIPAITGRSAPGELERKLFSLPARLGGLGITDPTSLSSEYLNSRKMTAPLVDFILNQEITLGDAPDQQDSLKKQIRKHKGLEIKTLADNVRDNLSHQHKRMFELANEKGASNWLTVLPLEDHGFSLHKSAFRDALCLRYGWVPPHMSESCPCGGKMSVEHAMSCPTGGFPTIRHNEIRDMFSHLLSDVCHDVETEPTLQSLSGETFSLRSSSRDDDARLDISARGFWGGRFEKSYFDVRVFNPNATSYTCFECGGQKISFNGQPRFEFQKSPVLFSLVTVYSLTYWSEI comes from the exons ATGTCTAAATGCTGCTTATGCAACAGCAGCGGCCGCTGTATGAACTGTCGCTGTGCCAAGTTGGGCCAATTCTGTAGAAATTGCAATCCACTCAACCACAACCGCTGCCAAAACTGGGAAGCAAGAGGGAAATATCAACTACAACGTCCTAAAACTGCTGGTACCACTTCTAGCAAGATATCCCCGACGAAGCCGTGCATGTCAAGTGATGATCATCAGGCGCCTACAATCATGGACTCGCCAGTGAATCAGCATTCAGGTCATGATAAGCCACTGTCTTACGCTTCGGTTGTTGCTCGGTCTAGTTCTCCAGGAGGTAAAGCACTCTCTTCATCCAGTCTAGAATCTAGTGTCCTTACTGCTGCAACAAGAATGCTTTATTCCGATGCCGTCCAGCTGCACCCACCTTGTTCTTCGTTGTCGCAAAGGCAACTGCCTTGTTCTAAGTTATCGCAAAAGCAGACACTTGAACAGTCCAGGGTCCATCCTAAATTGCAACAGCAGACAAGTTCACCAGTCGCTCACATTGTCGATATGATATCTAACACCCAGGAAGATGAAAACATTCATGACTTAAATCAAACAGCTTCTCCTTCCCTAGAGTTACATGAACGCCTTCCTTACAGAGTGATGGCATCACCAAATTTCAGTTGGGGTTCACTGAATGGTGTTGAAGTGATGAGTCAAATAGAACAGGCTTACCAAGAAGTTGTTCATTGGAGAAGGAATTTATTTCAAGTACCATACGGTTCTACTGGTAAAATGTTCGCCTCCGAACTTGCCAGATTGTTTCATGCGTATGCAAGTGCATCTGCTCTTGAGTGTGTCTCATTGACTGCTGCTATGGTGATGCCCCATCTTCTGCTACAGAAGCCACACAAGCGATCCAGAGGTCCTGATCATGTCTCTTGTCTGACCCGTCGCTTAGAAGCCTGGAAGGCGGGTGATATCAAGGCTCTGTTGTATGAAGCCAAGACGATCCAACAACATCTAACTTATAGTAGGTCTTCTAACAAGGCAACCAAAATCGACGATCTTCCTCACGTTTTCGCTGGTCATTTGAAGAAAGGAAATGTGAATGCTGCTATGCGTTTACTGTCTGATGAAGGTGCTAATGGTCTTTTACACCTGGATGACTACCTGACAAATTCAAGTCAAAAAACCGTGAGAGATGTACtcaaagaaaaacatccaaaTGCTTCTTCCCTCGATCCTGACTATGTTGTGAATTCTAAAGAGAACGCTTCTCCAGTCCATCctgtcttgtttgattctCTTGATGGACAACTGATCAGGAATACAGCAATGCGATGTTCTGGTGCAGCTGGTCCTTCTGGCCTTGACTCGACTCAATGGAAACGCCTGTGTACGGGATTTCACACTTCCTCCAaagatctctgtaatgctCTAGCTGCTGTTGCTCGTCGAATTTCAACAGAGATAGTAGATCCTGACGGTATCTCAGCTCTAGTGGCTTGTCGTCTTGTACCTCTgaacaaaaatcctggggtgagaccaattggtgtgtgtgagaCAGTTAGAAGAATTATTGGAAAGGCGGTTCTTTCTGTGGTCAAGTCTGACGTGCTCTCGGCAACCGGAACCTTGCAGCTTTGTGCAGGACAGATGGCTGGGTGTGAGGCTGCAATACATGCCATGCAGTCATTGTTTGAAGATGACAATACGGAAGCCATACTACTTGTAGATGCAACAAATGCCTTTAATAGCTTGAACCGTCAATTGGCTCTAAAGAACATCTCAAGCACTTGTCCAGCAATTCATACCGTATTGCTCAACACATATCAACAGCCTTCACCCCTATTCGTTGGTGGGGAAGTCTTGTTGTCGCGTGAGGGAACCACACAGGGAGATCCTCTCGCGATGGCAATGTACGCCTTGGCCACAGTACCTCTGCTGAAAAAAGTACAAACAGAAGGCAGCACCCAAGTCTGGTATGCCGATGATGCTGCAGCCGGAGGAAAGATACAAGCAGTCAAACAATGGTGGGAGAAACTCTCCATACATGGAGAAAAATTTGGATACTTTCCAAATGCCAAGAAATCCTGGTTGATCGTCAAACCGAATTGCCTTGAAGAAGCCAAACGTGTGTTCTCAAAAACGGCTGTGAACATCACCTCTGAAGGTCGAAAGTATTTAGGAGCTGCACTGGGAACTGAAAACTTCTGTAACGGCTATCTCAGTGATGCAATCTTAGACTGGACACGTCAGATTGACAAATTGGCTTCCATTGCCCAAAGTCAGCCACAAGCAGCTCATTCCGCATTAAGTCACGGTCTTCTGGGCAGGTGGATTTTTACTGCGAGAACAAATCAGAATTTCAAAACTTTTGCTGGGCTTTTAGAATCATCAATACAATCTCAACTGATTCCTGCTATAACTGGTCGTTCGGCCCCTGGAGAACTGGAAAGAAAACTCTTCTCCTTACCAGCCAGACTTGGTGGTCTGGGAATCACAGATCCAACTTCATTGTCTTCTGAATACTTAAACTCTCGAAAGATGACTGCACCGCTTGTTGACTTCATTTTGAATCAGGAGATCACTCTAGGAGATGCCCCAGATCAACAGGATTCTCTCAAAAAGCAAATTCGCAAGCACAAAGGGCTAGAAATCAAAACTCTTGCTGATAATGTTCGAGATAACCTCTCacaccaacataaaagaatgttCGAGTTAGCAAATGAAAAGGGGGCATCAAACTGGCTCACAGTGCTGCCATTGGAGGATCACGGCTTCTCATTACATAAGTCTGCATTCAGAGATGCTCTATGCCTCAGATATGGATGGGTCCCCCCTCATATGAGTGAATCTTGCCCTTGCGGTGGAAAAATGTCAGTGGAGCATGCTATGTCCTGCCCCACGGGAGGCTTTCCAACTATACGCCATAATGAAATCCGAGATATgttttctcatctgttgtctgatgtctgtcatgatgtggAAACGGAGCCCACGTTGCAATCACTAAGTGGAGAGACGTTCTCTTTACGTTCAAGCAGTcgagatgatgatgcaagaTTAGACATTTCGGCAAGAGGTTTTTGGGGAGGAAGATTTGAGAAGTCATATTTTGATGTCCGGGTGTTTAACCCCAATGCCACCTCGTACACATGTtttgaa TGTGGGGGACAGAAAATCTCTTTCAACGGTCAACCGAGATTTGAATTTCAAAAGTCTCCTGTTCTGTTCAGCCTCGTCACTGTCTACTCCTTAACATATTGGTCTGAGATTTAA
- the LOC134184780 gene encoding uncharacterized protein LOC134184780 yields the protein MSLSSSSSRSRSSSSSSASCWLTAIPLEQHGFTLHKSAFRDALCLRYGWHPSNLPDICPCGSKFSVDHSLSCPTGGYPSIRHNEVRDLFTNLLTEVCHDVHKEPVLQPLNGEVFQKRCTTSDENARLDIAVSGFWGGHFQRTFFDVRVFNPNASSYKSVQIPSLYKRQEQEKKRRYEERINNVELSSFTPIILACTGGCSKLTSIFLKRRLRITSLVCFWFHHDPQRFYSVGDRKSLSTVNRDLNFKSLLFCSASSLSTP from the exons AtgtctctcagtagtagtagcagtaggagtaggagtagtagcagtagtagtgCCTCCTGCTGGCTGACCGCAATCCCACTAGAGCAACACGGattcactttgcacaaatctgCGTTTCGGGATGCCCTGTGCCTCAGATACGGTTGGCACCCGTCCAACCTCCCAGACATATGTCCATGTGGATCTAAATTCTCAGTAGAtcactctctgtcatgtccaacaggaggataccccagcatccgccataacgaggtccgcgatttatttaccaacttgttgacagaggtttgccacgatgtacacaaagagcccgttctgcaacctctcaacggcgaggtgtttcaaaaacgctgtactacctctgacgaaaatgccagacttgatattgctgtcagtggattttggggtgggcacttccaacgaactttctttgacgtcagggtcttcaaccctaatgcctcatcctacaaatcagtgcagatcccgtcattatataaacggcaggaacaagagaagaaaaggcgatacgaggaacgaattaataacgtggagctttcatcgttcacgccaatcattttagcatgcactggaggatgcagtaaactgacgtctatttttttgaaaagac GTTTGAGGATTACTTCgttagtttgtttttggtTTCACCACGATCCACAACGATTCTATAGTGTGGGGGACAGAAAATCTCTTTCAACGGTCAACCGAGATTTGAATTTCAAAAGTCTCCTGTTCTGTTCAGCCTCGTCACTGTCTACTCCTTAA
- the LOC134184781 gene encoding uncharacterized protein K02A2.6-like — translation MKSYPEVFNGNLDTLTRDLHLEEDDSVKPAQYPARWVPVAVRDDLIRELERLEKESMIEKVHKPTDWVSPLVTVGKPNGKLRICLDPQHVNRALKRCHYPMMIIDALLPQLCKANAMFRMGSGMYCWLMMPFSISPAPEIFKSWLDQALEGLEGVYVTADDILVAGEGATVSETVQDHDLRLTALLDRCKTKQLKVNKDKFQLRESEVKYVCTINTRGVKLDPGKVLAILQMEPP, via the exons ATGAAAAGCTATCCAGAAGTGTTCAATGGCAATCTTGATACTCTGACAAGGGACTTGCACTTAGAAGAAGATGACTCAGTCAAACCTGCACAATACCCAGCAAGATGGGTTCCAGTGGCAGTCAGAGATGACTTGATAAGAGAACTGGAGCGTCTGGAGAAAGAAAGCATGATTGAAAAGGTGCATAAACCTACAGACTGGGTGTCACCATTGGTGACAGTCGGAAAACCAAACGGCAAGCTACGTATATGCTTAGATCCACAGCACGTCAACAGAGCGTTGAAAAGATGTCATTATCCAATGATGATTATTGATGCACTGCTGCCCCAACTATGCAAGGCTAATGCGATGTTCAGAATGGGTTCTGGCAT GTATTGTTGGTTAATGATGCCATTCAGCATCTCTCCAGCTCCGGAGATATTCAAGAGTTGGTTGGACCAGGCCCTGGAAGGGTTAGAGGGAGTCTACGTGACTGCTGATGATATACTAGTAGCAGGGGAAGGTGCTACAGTAAGTGAAACTGTTCAAGATCATGATCTGAGATTGACCGCACTGCTCGATCGTTGTAAAaccaaacaattaaaagtaaACAAGGACAAATTCCAGTTGAGAGAAAGTGAAGTCAAGTATGTGTGCACAATTAACACCCGTGGCGTCAAACTAGATCCAGGCAAGGTATTGGCAATCCTGCAGATGGAGCCTCCTTGA